A section of the Virgibacillus sp. NKC19-3 genome encodes:
- the gmk gene encoding guanylate kinase — protein sequence MIEEKGILFVLSGPSGVGKGTVRKELFNHKTDLKYSISMTTRDIRPGEADGVDYFYKTKQEFKNLVEQNQLLEYAQYVNNYYGTPRAYVEETLASGHDVFLEIETQGALQVKENFPEGVFIFLFPPSLEELKNRIVDRGTESTELVRNRLKEARNEIKLMDAYDYVVVNDQVELAVKKIQSIIQSEHLKRERIARQYKQILEDEIS from the coding sequence TTGATTGAAGAGAAGGGAATTTTATTTGTTCTTTCCGGTCCATCTGGTGTTGGGAAAGGAACGGTAAGAAAAGAGCTGTTTAACCATAAGACCGATTTGAAATATTCTATATCAATGACGACAAGAGATATACGACCGGGTGAGGCGGATGGAGTCGATTATTTCTATAAAACCAAACAGGAATTTAAAAATTTAGTAGAGCAGAACCAGCTTTTAGAATATGCTCAATATGTTAATAATTATTACGGTACACCACGGGCATACGTAGAAGAGACGCTGGCAAGTGGACACGATGTGTTCTTGGAAATAGAAACGCAGGGAGCATTACAGGTTAAAGAAAACTTTCCAGAAGGCGTATTTATTTTTCTGTTTCCTCCCAGCCTGGAGGAGTTAAAAAATCGAATTGTTGATCGTGGTACAGAGTCAACAGAATTAGTGCGAAACCGCCTGAAAGAAGCAAGAAATGAAATTAAATTGATGGACGCCTATGATTATGTTGTTGTGAATGATCAAGTAGAACTTGCAGTAAAAAAGATTCAATCAATTATACAAAGTGAACATTTGAAAAGAGAACGAATTGCAAGACAGTATAAACAAATATTGGAGGATGAAATATCATGA
- the rsmB gene encoding 16S rRNA (cytosine(967)-C(5))-methyltransferase RsmB, with amino-acid sequence MSNFHLRNAILDLLLRVEKDHGFSHLLIDHELKSGNVSPQDERLLTEIFYGTIQRKITLDYYLESVVDSTKKLESWVRELLRMSVYQMTFLNKVPDHAIIHEAVGIAKQRGHKGVASFVNGVLRNMQRKGVPDTTSITNYAKRLAIETSHPEWMVERWISFYGYQTTKEMCEANLSRKHHSVRIQPLRITLDKAMKRLEEHGFQVRPSPFSSQGIIIDEGNILKTDLFREGYVTVQDQSSMLVAEMLHVSPGMHVLDACSAPGGKATHIAEIMQNQGMIHAYDLHQKKVKQIDKKASERKLSIINAKKGDARNLQEEHEPESFDRILIDAPCSGLGVIRGKPEIKYDKQEADIHRLATIQLDILESVSPLLRKEGLFVYSTCTVDREENQHVVRNFLKRNTDYKIDTHFFEELPANVQGSQGITEYGLQLFPQTCQTDGFFITRLKKVK; translated from the coding sequence ATGAGTAATTTTCATTTAAGAAATGCAATCCTGGATTTATTACTACGTGTGGAAAAGGATCATGGGTTCAGCCATTTACTTATCGACCATGAATTAAAGTCAGGAAACGTAAGTCCACAGGATGAAAGACTATTAACAGAGATTTTTTATGGTACCATTCAACGAAAAATCACATTAGATTATTATTTAGAAAGCGTTGTTGATTCAACGAAAAAGCTTGAATCTTGGGTGAGGGAATTATTGCGAATGTCCGTTTATCAAATGACTTTTCTGAATAAAGTCCCGGACCATGCCATTATTCATGAAGCGGTAGGCATTGCAAAACAACGAGGTCATAAAGGCGTTGCTTCTTTTGTAAATGGGGTACTTCGGAATATGCAACGAAAAGGTGTGCCTGATACTACTTCGATCACAAATTATGCGAAGAGGCTTGCAATAGAAACAAGTCATCCGGAGTGGATGGTCGAACGCTGGATCTCTTTTTATGGTTATCAAACAACCAAGGAAATGTGTGAAGCTAATTTATCTCGAAAGCATCATTCTGTTCGTATCCAGCCCTTAAGAATAACGCTTGATAAAGCAATGAAACGATTGGAGGAACATGGATTTCAAGTAAGACCCTCCCCTTTTTCCAGTCAAGGCATTATTATAGATGAGGGAAATATTCTAAAGACAGATTTATTTAGAGAAGGCTATGTTACCGTGCAGGATCAGAGCTCTATGCTTGTAGCCGAAATGCTTCATGTTTCACCAGGTATGCATGTATTAGACGCGTGCAGTGCTCCTGGTGGAAAAGCAACCCATATTGCTGAAATAATGCAAAATCAGGGAATGATTCACGCTTACGACCTTCATCAAAAGAAAGTGAAACAAATTGATAAAAAAGCCTCCGAACGAAAGCTGTCCATTATTAATGCAAAAAAAGGGGATGCAAGGAACTTACAGGAAGAACATGAACCGGAGAGTTTTGATCGGATTTTAATAGACGCTCCTTGCTCTGGACTGGGTGTTATCAGAGGAAAACCGGAGATAAAGTATGACAAACAAGAAGCGGACATCCACAGATTGGCAACTATTCAGTTAGATATATTGGAGAGCGTTTCCCCTTTATTGAGAAAAGAAGGATTATTCGTTTACAGCACCTGTACAGTGGATAGAGAAGAGAATCAGCATGTAGTAAGAAATTTTTTAAAGCGAAATACAGATTATAAAATTGATACACATTTCTTTGAAGAATTACCAGCTAATGTACAAGGTTCACAAGGGATTACGGAATATGGATTACAATTATTTCCCCAAACATGCCAAACAGATGGGTTCTTTATTACCAGATTAAAAAAAGTTAAATGA
- the remA gene encoding extracellular matrix/biofilm regulator RemA, with product MSLRLINIGFGNVVSANRIISIVSPESAPIKRIVTIARDNNKLVDATYGRRTRAVIVTDSDHVVLSAVQPETVGQRVLSHEEDSDE from the coding sequence TTGAGTTTACGATTAATTAATATCGGATTTGGCAATGTGGTGTCTGCGAATCGAATAATATCGATTGTATCGCCGGAATCTGCACCGATTAAACGAATTGTCACCATAGCTAGAGATAATAATAAATTAGTTGACGCAACATATGGAAGACGTACACGTGCAGTTATCGTAACAGACAGTGACCATGTCGTCTTATCTGCTGTACAACCTGAGACTGTTGGACAGCGCGTATTAAGCCATGAAGAGGATTCGGACGAATAA
- the rpoZ gene encoding DNA-directed RNA polymerase subunit omega, which produces MMLEPSIDALQEKINSKYTLVTLAARRARQMSHTDMPLIENPKSSKYVGIALEEVIAEKLTVKEDE; this is translated from the coding sequence ATGATGTTAGAACCCTCAATTGATGCATTGCAGGAAAAAATTAATTCGAAATACACCCTTGTAACGTTAGCAGCAAGACGGGCAAGACAAATGAGTCATACGGATATGCCATTAATCGAGAATCCGAAGTCAAGCAAGTATGTTGGTATCGCACTTGAAGAGGTCATCGCAGAAAAATTAACAGTTAAGGAAGATGAATAA
- the priA gene encoding primosomal protein N', producing the protein MNIAKVIVDVPASSINQTFDYLIPEKFQAILTNGMRVIVPFGPRKVMGFVVGKVSESSFDKLKEITDVLDLTPALTPELLNLGHWIANQTLSLYITSLQVMLPQVLKAQYKKEIMRLTNATLPNNLEHLFAGRDIVAYEELEASTINYTQIQKAVQDGDISIEYLVKSKVTKKQVTMVQPARPSYLLEEAIQDLSNNAKKQQQLLAYFIDNPEPIEKSLLLKKMNTTSSTVKALLDKSLLESYQSEIYRNPYDDANISRTQALELTEEQRQAIKPIQEDIAEKQHDVFLLHGVTGSGKTEIYLQAIQDVIHNGKEAIVLVPEISLTPQMVNRFKGRFGSNVAVMHSALSAGEKYDEWRRIQRKEVQVVVGARSAVFAPFENIGIIIIDEEHETSYKQEDQPRYHARDVAIHRGKTHQCPVILGSATPTLESFARAQKGVYKLATLQKRTNEKDMPEVEIVDMRSELHAGNRTMFSRRLKESIEQRIQKGEQIVLLLNRRGYSTFVMCRECGHVKECPHCDIALTYHKNTNRLKCHYCSYEEPMPMNCPECSSDLIRYFGTGTQKVEEMLTQVIPQARVIRMDVDTTRRKGSHEKLLRQFINKEADILLGTQMIAKGLDFENVSLVGVLTADSMLHLPDFRSSEKTFQLLTQVSGRAGRHELTGEVIVQTYTPDHYSIELASVYDFKEFYKKEMAVRKAFQYPPYVFLALLTVSHQNKVKTAQTTQKIVQMLLKNVKDDTVVLGPTPSAVPRIKDRYRYQCMVKYRNEPQLRHYINEILSQFAEEMRKEDLLITVDMQPYHLM; encoded by the coding sequence GTGAATATCGCTAAAGTTATTGTTGATGTACCAGCTAGTTCCATTAATCAGACATTCGACTATCTTATCCCGGAGAAATTTCAGGCTATACTTACAAATGGAATGCGTGTCATTGTTCCATTCGGCCCAAGAAAAGTGATGGGATTTGTTGTGGGAAAAGTTTCCGAGTCGTCTTTTGATAAGTTAAAAGAAATCACAGACGTACTCGATTTAACACCTGCATTAACACCGGAATTATTGAATTTAGGGCATTGGATTGCAAATCAAACACTAAGCCTTTATATCACGTCTCTACAAGTGATGCTGCCACAGGTATTAAAAGCTCAATATAAAAAAGAAATCATGCGATTGACGAACGCTACATTACCAAATAATTTGGAGCATCTTTTTGCAGGGCGCGATATCGTTGCTTACGAGGAATTGGAAGCATCAACAATCAATTATACTCAGATTCAAAAAGCCGTACAGGATGGGGACATTTCCATTGAATATCTTGTCAAATCAAAAGTAACAAAGAAACAAGTGACCATGGTTCAGCCTGCTCGTCCGTCCTATTTATTAGAAGAAGCTATACAGGATTTGTCCAACAATGCCAAAAAGCAACAGCAACTATTGGCTTATTTTATAGATAATCCGGAACCAATTGAAAAAAGCCTTCTGCTTAAAAAGATGAATACTACAAGCAGTACTGTAAAGGCGTTGTTGGATAAATCACTTCTAGAGTCTTATCAATCTGAAATATATCGTAATCCATACGATGATGCGAACATTTCAAGAACGCAAGCCTTGGAGTTAACGGAAGAACAGCGGCAAGCTATTAAACCCATTCAGGAAGATATAGCAGAAAAGCAGCATGATGTGTTTCTCCTGCACGGGGTCACAGGAAGTGGAAAGACGGAAATCTACTTACAAGCCATCCAGGATGTTATTCATAATGGGAAAGAGGCCATTGTTCTAGTACCGGAAATTTCCCTAACTCCACAGATGGTTAATCGCTTTAAAGGTAGATTTGGTTCTAATGTCGCTGTCATGCATAGTGCACTTTCAGCCGGGGAAAAATACGATGAATGGCGTCGGATACAGCGAAAAGAAGTGCAAGTAGTTGTCGGGGCAAGGTCGGCCGTTTTTGCGCCATTTGAAAATATCGGTATTATTATTATTGATGAGGAGCATGAAACGAGTTACAAGCAAGAAGATCAACCACGTTATCACGCACGAGATGTTGCGATTCATCGCGGCAAAACCCATCAATGTCCTGTCATATTAGGAAGTGCAACCCCTACATTGGAGTCATTTGCCCGTGCACAAAAGGGAGTTTATAAGTTAGCAACGTTACAGAAACGGACAAACGAAAAGGACATGCCTGAAGTGGAAATTGTGGATATGAGGTCAGAACTTCATGCGGGCAATCGAACCATGTTTTCCCGACGTCTAAAAGAAAGTATCGAGCAACGCATCCAAAAAGGGGAACAAATTGTTTTATTATTAAATAGAAGGGGGTATTCGACATTTGTCATGTGCCGTGAATGTGGCCATGTTAAAGAATGTCCCCATTGTGATATTGCACTGACTTATCATAAAAATACCAACAGGCTTAAATGTCATTATTGTTCCTATGAGGAGCCAATGCCTATGAACTGTCCAGAGTGCAGTAGTGACTTAATTCGTTATTTTGGCACAGGAACACAGAAAGTGGAAGAAATGTTAACCCAAGTCATTCCACAGGCACGCGTTATTCGAATGGATGTGGATACAACACGCAGAAAAGGCTCTCATGAAAAACTCTTGCGCCAATTTATAAATAAAGAAGCAGATATATTACTAGGAACACAAATGATAGCAAAAGGATTGGATTTTGAAAATGTTTCCCTAGTCGGGGTGTTAACAGCTGACTCCATGTTGCATTTGCCAGATTTTCGTTCTTCCGAAAAAACATTTCAATTATTAACACAGGTGAGTGGACGTGCGGGTAGGCATGAATTAACTGGAGAAGTCATCGTTCAGACATATACACCGGATCATTATAGTATTGAACTGGCAAGTGTCTATGACTTTAAGGAATTTTATAAAAAAGAAATGGCTGTGAGAAAAGCGTTTCAATATCCACCATATGTTTTTTTAGCGCTACTCACTGTTTCGCATCAAAATAAAGTGAAAACAGCTCAGACAACACAAAAGATCGTCCAAATGCTTTTAAAGAATGTTAAAGATGATACCGTGGTATTAGGCCCAACGCCGTCAGCGGTACCACGTATAAAGGATAGATATCGATATCAATGCATGGTAAAATATAGAAATGAACCGCAACTACGGCACTATATCAATGAGATTCTTAGCCAGTTTGCTGAAGAAATGCGTAAAGAGGATTTGCTTATTACGGTAGACATGCAACCATATCATTTAATGTAA
- a CDS encoding Stp1/IreP family PP2C-type Ser/Thr phosphatase, giving the protein MKGQFLTDRGKVRNYNEDAGGVFYNSFRQLLAIIADGMGGHQAGDVASQMAISLIEEKWKKSNELYSAEEAEQWISQAIIEINESIYAHALANSEYEGMGTTVVVTICTEEFITISHIGDSRCYLYSESGFNQMTEDHSLVNELVRSGQISKDDAEQHPRKNVLLRALGTEENAIAETQSVWWKHGDRVLLCSDGLTNKVSDEELASFLTTDSDINEIGKQMVELANERGGEDNISLLIVWHDSTLKEGENPC; this is encoded by the coding sequence ATGAAGGGACAATTTCTGACTGATCGTGGTAAGGTTAGAAATTATAACGAAGATGCTGGAGGCGTTTTTTATAATTCATTCCGACAGTTATTGGCAATCATCGCCGATGGAATGGGTGGCCATCAAGCGGGAGATGTTGCAAGTCAAATGGCAATCTCTTTAATCGAAGAGAAATGGAAGAAAAGTAACGAATTATATTCAGCAGAAGAAGCAGAACAATGGATCTCTCAAGCTATAATAGAGATAAATGAATCCATTTACGCACATGCACTTGCAAATTCGGAATACGAAGGAATGGGAACAACGGTTGTGGTGACCATTTGTACAGAAGAATTTATTACCATTTCGCATATTGGTGACAGCCGTTGTTATTTGTATAGTGAAAGTGGTTTTAACCAAATGACAGAGGATCATTCATTGGTTAATGAACTTGTTCGTTCCGGGCAAATCTCCAAAGATGATGCGGAACAGCATCCAAGAAAAAATGTGCTTCTGCGAGCACTTGGAACAGAAGAAAATGCGATCGCCGAGACGCAATCTGTTTGGTGGAAGCATGGGGACAGAGTTCTACTGTGTTCTGACGGCTTAACAAACAAGGTTTCAGATGAAGAACTTGCTTCATTTTTAACTACTGATAGTGATATAAATGAGATAGGGAAACAAATGGTTGAATTGGCGAACGAACGGGGAGGAGAAGATAATATTTCACTCCTGATCGTTTGGCATGATTCCACTCTAAAAGAAGGTGAAAATCCATGCTGA
- the fmt gene encoding methionyl-tRNA formyltransferase, translating into MRRIVFMGTPDFSVPILRALVKSEYDVVLVVSQPDRPKGRKRVITPSPVKTEAEKHHIPVFQPEKLKDNYEEILTYEPDVIITAAYGQILPNALLETPEHGCINVHASLLPELRGGAPIHYAILQGKEETGISLMYMAEKLDAGDILAQQAVPIDREDHAGSLHAKLSEVGANLLMESLPNIFNGNIKPIKQDESKATFAMNIKREQEKVDWTKSNVEIYNHIRGLHPWPVAFTTYFGKIMKLWWGEIDNEKYVELPGEIVRKDHDAFTVVCGNQKGIRIKEIQPAGKKRMTVAEYLQGSVERIKIGTLMGD; encoded by the coding sequence TTGAGGAGAATTGTTTTTATGGGTACACCGGATTTCTCGGTTCCTATTTTACGAGCTTTGGTGAAATCGGAATATGACGTAGTTCTCGTTGTTTCTCAACCGGATCGACCAAAAGGGAGGAAAAGGGTAATCACCCCTTCCCCAGTAAAAACAGAAGCGGAAAAACATCATATTCCTGTATTTCAACCAGAAAAGCTAAAAGATAATTATGAAGAAATTCTAACGTATGAACCTGATGTTATTATTACAGCAGCTTATGGGCAGATACTACCGAATGCATTGCTTGAGACACCGGAACATGGGTGCATCAATGTTCATGCTTCTTTGCTCCCTGAATTACGCGGCGGAGCACCGATTCATTATGCCATTCTTCAAGGGAAAGAGGAGACAGGTATCAGCCTTATGTATATGGCAGAAAAGCTGGATGCTGGGGATATTTTAGCCCAACAAGCGGTGCCGATTGATAGAGAGGATCACGCCGGAAGCCTCCATGCGAAACTCTCAGAGGTAGGTGCGAATTTACTAATGGAAAGCTTACCTAACATTTTCAACGGCAACATAAAGCCAATCAAGCAGGATGAATCAAAAGCAACCTTTGCCATGAATATTAAACGCGAACAGGAAAAAGTCGATTGGACAAAGAGCAATGTGGAAATTTATAATCATATAAGAGGCTTGCACCCCTGGCCAGTTGCCTTCACAACATATTTTGGTAAAATCATGAAGCTTTGGTGGGGGGAAATAGACAATGAAAAATACGTAGAATTGCCAGGTGAAATTGTTCGAAAAGATCACGATGCCTTTACTGTGGTTTGCGGGAATCAAAAAGGAATACGAATCAAAGAAATCCAACCCGCCGGTAAAAAGCGAATGACGGTTGCCGAATATCTGCAGGGTTCTGTTGAACGAATCAAAATAGGTACGCTAATGGGAGATTAA
- the pknB gene encoding Stk1 family PASTA domain-containing Ser/Thr kinase, producing MLNGRLLNDRYQIKETIGGGGMANVYLARDTILDRDVAIKVLRLEYAHDEEFIARFDREAQSATSLSHPNIVNIYDVGEEDQILYMVMEYVDGMTLKEYIQMHGPIEVQKALDIMKQLTSAIAHAHANDIVHRDIKPQNILIDANGQAKVTDFGIAIALSATSLTQTNSILGSVHYLSPEQARGGTATKKSDIYSLGIVLFELLTGRLPFSGQTPVSIALKHLQSDTPSVRRFNPDVPQSVENIVLKATAKDPFHRYETVYDVEDAIETALDPGKINEEVYSPPIEAGEETKAIPIITDNQTEQNADQDTMVHQTTGSTKNYSPDEKNKKKSKKDKKKKKPKKKRRKKWIIIAVVLFILLVSGLVAFFLLQPNDVTVPDVAEMEAGEAEDELENLKLTTEQELSYSDEIEEGLVLKTDPQTGRTVKEGSSITIFVSQGKETEAFDDYVGRDYNQVERILEEDYEEIISYDTHSDRPVGEILTQIQPKPDSDVVPSETSVIFEVSIGPELVSLNNLSGMTEEEASDYLDNQNLTMNLVEENSDSTPEGEVIRQEPEANTELEEGSTVNVYISSGPEEQSPASHSITYTVPYNLEDEDSEESEADEESEGDEEDPEEQTVQIYIDDMNNDIDEVYQEEEITEDTEYTFTLTIAPNDDAAYRIMRDDEVLTEETVSYDDEESEEDEDEEGA from the coding sequence ATGCTGAACGGCCGCCTGTTAAATGATCGATACCAAATAAAAGAAACAATTGGCGGAGGCGGCATGGCAAATGTCTATTTAGCACGAGATACGATTTTGGATCGCGATGTCGCCATAAAAGTGCTTCGATTGGAATATGCCCATGACGAAGAATTTATCGCACGATTTGACCGAGAAGCGCAATCAGCTACAAGTCTTTCACATCCAAATATTGTAAATATTTATGATGTAGGAGAAGAAGACCAAATTTTGTACATGGTCATGGAATATGTGGACGGGATGACCCTTAAAGAATACATACAAATGCATGGTCCTATAGAAGTTCAGAAAGCCTTGGATATTATGAAACAACTAACTTCTGCAATTGCGCATGCACATGCAAATGATATTGTGCATAGGGACATAAAGCCACAGAATATTTTAATTGATGCTAATGGACAAGCTAAAGTGACTGATTTTGGTATTGCTATTGCATTAAGCGCAACTTCCTTAACGCAAACGAATTCCATTTTAGGGTCTGTTCATTATTTATCGCCGGAGCAAGCAAGAGGTGGTACTGCAACAAAAAAGTCCGATATTTATTCCCTTGGGATTGTACTTTTCGAGCTCTTAACAGGTAGACTTCCTTTTTCTGGCCAAACTCCAGTTTCTATTGCCTTAAAACATTTACAGAGTGATACACCATCTGTGAGAAGATTTAATCCAGATGTTCCACAAAGTGTTGAGAATATTGTTCTAAAAGCTACAGCTAAGGATCCCTTTCACCGTTATGAGACGGTTTATGATGTTGAGGATGCCATAGAAACTGCTTTAGATCCCGGTAAAATCAATGAAGAAGTTTATTCACCACCTATTGAGGCTGGAGAAGAAACGAAGGCAATTCCAATTATCACAGACAATCAGACAGAGCAAAATGCAGATCAGGATACGATGGTTCATCAAACAACCGGAAGCACTAAAAACTATTCACCAGATGAAAAAAATAAGAAGAAGTCAAAAAAAGATAAAAAAAAGAAAAAGCCGAAGAAGAAGCGTCGGAAAAAGTGGATCATCATAGCTGTCGTTTTATTCATTTTACTTGTGTCCGGATTGGTTGCATTTTTTCTTTTACAACCGAATGATGTTACTGTACCAGATGTAGCTGAAATGGAAGCTGGTGAAGCAGAAGATGAATTGGAAAATCTTAAATTAACGACAGAACAAGAATTAAGTTATTCTGATGAAATAGAAGAGGGACTTGTATTAAAAACAGATCCACAAACCGGAAGAACTGTTAAGGAAGGATCGTCGATAACGATATTTGTTAGTCAAGGGAAAGAAACAGAGGCTTTTGATGATTATGTCGGAAGAGATTACAATCAAGTTGAGCGAATACTTGAAGAAGATTATGAAGAAATAATTAGTTATGACACACATTCCGATCGCCCGGTTGGAGAAATTCTCACTCAAATTCAACCAAAACCGGATAGTGACGTTGTACCAAGTGAAACGAGTGTTATATTTGAAGTAAGTATTGGTCCAGAATTAGTCAGTTTAAATAATCTTTCCGGAATGACGGAAGAGGAAGCGAGTGATTATTTAGATAATCAAAATTTAACCATGAATCTGGTGGAAGAGAATTCGGACAGCACACCTGAGGGAGAAGTGATTCGCCAAGAACCTGAAGCTAATACAGAATTAGAAGAAGGTTCTACGGTAAATGTATATATATCATCTGGGCCTGAAGAACAATCCCCAGCTTCTCATTCTATAACCTACACGGTACCATACAATCTGGAGGATGAAGATAGTGAAGAATCGGAGGCAGATGAAGAATCCGAAGGGGATGAGGAAGATCCGGAAGAACAAACCGTTCAAATCTATATTGATGATATGAACAATGATATAGATGAAGTGTATCAAGAAGAGGAAATTACCGAAGATACAGAGTATACATTTACTTTAACCATCGCCCCAAATGATGACGCTGCGTATAGAATTATGCGTGACGATGAAGTACTTACAGAAGAGACCGTTTCGTATGACGATGAAGAAAGTGAAGAAGATGAAGATGAAGAAGGTGCATAA
- the coaBC gene encoding bifunctional phosphopantothenoylcysteine decarboxylase/phosphopantothenate--cysteine ligase CoaBC yields MVAGKNVLLGVSGGIAVYKAIALTSKLTQQGANVRVMMTPNSTEFVSPLSFQAISRNSVYVDTFDEKDPTQIAHIDVADWADIVIIAPATANIIGKIANGIADDMLSTTLLATLADVYIAPAMNVHMYAHPAVISNMKQLEEWGYHFIEPGDGYLACGYVGKGRLEEPAEIINVINNHQSIDPFLKGKKVLVSAGPTREQIDPVRFFTNRSSGKMGFALAEAAAKRGAEVTLVAGPTEMEVATTAIRREDVTTAEEMFEAMHQHFPASDIVIKAAAVADYRPKRVHHEKMKKQEDDMFIEMQRTKDILQSLGDIKTNQYLVGFAAETSTPLKYGVQKLTKKNLDGIVINNVSTEGAGFGGDTNIVTYVNKHQRQEEIELSTKQEIAEKILTFIDRDMKDEAQ; encoded by the coding sequence ATGGTCGCAGGTAAGAATGTTCTTTTAGGGGTGTCTGGTGGAATTGCCGTATATAAAGCCATCGCATTAACAAGTAAATTAACCCAGCAAGGGGCAAATGTACGTGTGATGATGACACCGAATTCTACTGAATTTGTTTCCCCACTTTCATTTCAAGCTATATCCCGAAATTCCGTTTATGTAGATACATTTGATGAAAAAGACCCTACTCAAATTGCGCATATTGATGTTGCAGACTGGGCAGATATTGTAATAATTGCCCCAGCAACTGCAAATATTATCGGGAAAATAGCAAACGGAATTGCTGATGATATGCTTTCAACGACATTATTGGCCACCCTTGCTGATGTGTATATTGCACCGGCAATGAACGTACATATGTATGCTCACCCTGCAGTAATCAGTAATATGAAACAATTAGAGGAGTGGGGATATCATTTTATTGAACCGGGAGATGGTTATTTAGCATGTGGGTATGTAGGAAAAGGGCGATTGGAAGAACCTGCAGAGATAATAAATGTTATCAACAATCACCAATCTATTGATCCGTTTTTAAAAGGTAAAAAGGTTTTGGTCTCAGCAGGTCCTACACGTGAACAAATAGATCCAGTCCGCTTTTTTACGAATAGGTCTTCAGGGAAAATGGGATTCGCTTTGGCGGAAGCGGCTGCTAAACGTGGAGCGGAAGTAACACTTGTGGCCGGACCAACAGAGATGGAAGTTGCAACGACTGCGATACGACGCGAGGATGTTACAACTGCAGAAGAAATGTTTGAGGCAATGCATCAACATTTCCCCGCTAGTGACATCGTTATTAAAGCGGCAGCGGTCGCGGACTACCGTCCAAAACGTGTGCATCATGAAAAAATGAAAAAGCAGGAGGATGATATGTTTATCGAAATGCAGCGAACCAAAGATATCCTTCAATCACTTGGAGACATAAAGACCAATCAATATTTAGTAGGTTTTGCAGCTGAGACATCAACACCTTTGAAATACGGCGTGCAAAAATTAACGAAAAAGAATCTGGACGGGATTGTCATTAACAATGTTTCTACAGAAGGAGCCGGCTTTGGTGGGGATACAAATATTGTAACGTATGTGAACAAGCACCAAAGGCAGGAAGAAATAGAACTATCTACAAAACAAGAAATTGCGGAAAAAATTTTAACCTTTATCGATCGAGATATGAAGGATGAAGCACAGTGA